From one Triticum urartu cultivar G1812 chromosome 3, Tu2.1, whole genome shotgun sequence genomic stretch:
- the LOC125546813 gene encoding serine/threonine-protein phosphatase 7 long form homolog: protein MYKLYQSELDAITPEQVIWEPYGTGDSFGDPLEFRLNPMCTRDRDLWRMRCPLICNWAVELHLPHRVRRQFGLFQAHPPEWEDTDKLLHALDRKRQRKIKDWAKHHRKYVVQFALSVEQARAGKGVQLREHSL from the exons ATGTACAAGTTGTACCAGAGTGAGCTTGACGCGATCACGCCTGAGCAG GTGATATGGGAGCCGTATGGAACAGGAGATAGTTTTGGTGACCCTTTAGAGTTCAGGCTGAATCCGATGTGCACTAGGGATAGGGATCTCTGGCGTATGCGGTGCCCACTCATATGCAACTGGGCGGTTGAGCTTCACCTCCCACATCGAGTGCGCCGTCAGTTTGGTTTGTTCCAGGCACATCCGCCGGAGTGGGAGGACACGGACAAGTTGCTACACGC GTTGGATAGGAAAAGGCAGCGGAAGATTAAGGATTGGGCCAAGCATCACAGAAAGTATGTCGTACAGTTTGCGCTTAGTGTGGAGCAAGCTAGGGCTGGAAAAGGAGTCCAGCTTCGTGAGCACTCCCTGTAG